A genomic window from Candidatus Babeliales bacterium includes:
- the typA gene encoding translational GTPase TypA, with protein MSNTIERSKVRNIAIIAHVDHGKTTMVDQLLKQSGTIVSDQSDRVMDSNDLERERGITILAKNTGLRYNDYTINIVDTPGHADFGGEVERTLQMVEGFLLLVDAAEGVLPGTRFVLRKALELNLKPIVVINKVDRKDADIERTEAAVHDLFLDLVVDTKQLDFPVLYASSRHGFASLDSTLRSGTMTPLLDTIINTIPAPQPKADHLQFLVTSIGASDFLGILAIGRVFSGSMRVGQQVICCKDDVVGRPLKITKIFTFKGLEKVETETANYGDIISIAGFSDPVTIGTTICEVEHPLPYPYVTVDEPTMSIYISVNNSPFNGQDGSLLTSRQIKDRLEKELRTNVALKVEPTDSADSYKVSGRGQLHLGVLIENMRREGFELQVSAPEVIYKMVDGKRYEPIEDLVVDVPQEYQGVVMQFLGTRKAEMKNVTNYDDGRVRIEFEVPSRSLLGFRGQFMTDTRGTGIATFSFKGYQPHKGPIPTRTKGAIVSMEQGPIKAYALDGLQERGTLFVAPGTETYEGMIIGESSRDHDMDVNPCKAKKMTNMRASGTDDAVKLPPPRIMELEQCIEWIRPDELIEVTPSHIRLRKKVLKANLRKKEH; from the coding sequence ATGTCAAATACGATAGAGCGTTCTAAAGTCAGAAATATAGCGATTATTGCACACGTTGACCATGGTAAAACAACAATGGTTGATCAGTTGCTTAAGCAGTCAGGTACTATTGTGTCTGATCAGTCTGATCGCGTTATGGATTCTAATGACTTAGAAAGAGAGCGCGGAATTACGATTTTAGCAAAGAATACTGGTCTGCGTTATAACGATTACACCATTAACATTGTTGATACTCCGGGTCACGCTGATTTTGGTGGAGAAGTTGAGCGAACATTACAGATGGTTGAAGGATTCTTGCTGCTTGTTGATGCTGCTGAAGGGGTATTGCCAGGAACGCGATTTGTATTGCGTAAGGCATTAGAACTTAATCTTAAGCCAATTGTTGTTATAAACAAAGTAGACAGAAAAGATGCGGATATTGAGCGCACAGAAGCCGCGGTTCATGATCTATTTTTAGATCTTGTTGTTGATACTAAGCAGCTTGATTTCCCTGTGTTATATGCATCATCACGGCATGGCTTTGCATCGCTTGATTCAACGTTGCGATCAGGCACTATGACTCCGTTGTTGGATACAATTATCAATACTATTCCAGCTCCGCAGCCGAAAGCAGATCATTTGCAATTTTTGGTAACCAGCATTGGTGCATCAGACTTTTTAGGAATTCTAGCAATTGGTCGAGTGTTTAGTGGTTCGATGCGAGTAGGACAACAGGTTATTTGCTGCAAAGATGATGTAGTTGGTCGTCCTTTAAAAATAACGAAAATATTTACGTTTAAAGGGCTCGAAAAAGTAGAAACAGAGACCGCGAATTATGGAGATATCATCTCTATTGCAGGATTCTCTGATCCAGTTACTATCGGAACAACAATCTGTGAAGTTGAACATCCATTACCGTATCCATACGTTACTGTTGATGAGCCAACGATGTCGATTTACATTTCGGTTAATAACTCTCCATTTAATGGTCAAGATGGTTCATTACTGACGTCTCGTCAGATTAAAGATCGCTTAGAAAAAGAGTTACGCACGAACGTTGCGCTTAAAGTTGAGCCGACAGATTCAGCTGATTCATATAAAGTTTCAGGACGTGGCCAGCTCCACCTTGGGGTACTTATTGAAAATATGCGCCGTGAAGGATTTGAGCTACAAGTTTCAGCTCCTGAAGTAATTTATAAGATGGTTGATGGTAAACGGTATGAACCGATTGAAGATTTGGTAGTTGATGTGCCGCAAGAATATCAAGGCGTTGTTATGCAATTCCTTGGGACTAGAAAAGCGGAAATGAAAAACGTTACTAACTATGATGATGGTCGTGTTCGTATTGAGTTTGAAGTACCTTCCCGTTCATTGCTTGGTTTCCGTGGGCAGTTTATGACTGATACGCGTGGAACAGGTATTGCAACATTTAGTTTTAAGGGGTACCAGCCTCATAAAGGGCCTATCCCAACTCGTACAAAAGGTGCAATTGTATCCATGGAGCAAGGACCGATTAAGGCATATGCGCTTGATGGCCTTCAGGAACGAGGAACATTGTTTGTAGCGCCTGGTACGGAAACATACGAAGGTATGATTATTGGTGAAAGTAGCCGTGATCATGATATGGATGTAAATCCATGTAAAGCGAAGAAGATGACTAACATGCGTGCATCAGGAACTGATGATGCAGTTAAGTTACCACCTCCGCGTATCATGGAACTTGAGCAATGCATCGAATGGATTCGTCCTGATGAATTGATTGAGGTAACGCCAAGTCACATTCGATTACGTAAAAAAGTTCTTAAAGCGAACTTGCGTAAAAAAGAACATTAA
- the rpsR gene encoding 30S ribosomal protein S18, whose translation MTKKIKLKISARLMKKKFRRQAVGAPKHCRFCGSTDQERLIDYKNAYFLRAFLTERGKILPSRISGNCAAHQRALTSEMKRARVMALLPYIAQ comes from the coding sequence ATGACTAAAAAAATTAAATTAAAAATCAGCGCACGTTTAATGAAAAAAAAGTTTCGTCGTCAAGCCGTAGGCGCGCCGAAACATTGTCGTTTTTGTGGAAGCACTGATCAAGAGCGTTTGATCGATTATAAAAATGCATATTTCTTGCGAGCGTTCTTAACAGAGCGTGGTAAAATTCTTCCATCACGCATCTCAGGTAACTGCGCAGCGCACCAACGTGCACTGACTAGTGAAATGAAGCGAGCTCGTGTAATGGCATTATTGCCCTATATTGCACAGTAA
- the rpsF gene encoding 30S ribosomal protein S6 — MMRYELLMLSVPEITQDEARSVESYVDRAIKKVKGSLLSFDRWGKYRLAYPVNKNDYGIYFLARFETEIAPELLEDLKSIFAVNLNEIVMRHMICKLDPKASLEYHKPQSLEEAPARDSFLGDNKMDRRSLDELPSDIDEEDIAMDDEE; from the coding sequence ATGATGCGTTATGAATTGTTAATGCTTTCTGTTCCTGAGATCACGCAAGATGAAGCGCGATCTGTGGAGTCGTACGTGGATCGTGCGATAAAAAAAGTTAAAGGGTCTTTGCTCTCATTCGATCGATGGGGAAAGTATCGCCTTGCATATCCAGTAAACAAAAATGATTATGGAATCTACTTCTTGGCTCGGTTTGAAACTGAAATAGCGCCAGAGTTGCTTGAAGACCTTAAATCCATTTTTGCGGTAAATCTTAATGAAATCGTTATGAGACATATGATTTGCAAATTGGATCCAAAAGCTTCTTTGGAATATCATAAGCCACAGTCGCTTGAAGAAGCTCCTGCTCGAGATAGCTTTTTGGGTGATAACAAGATGGATCGTCGATCGTTAGACGAGTTGCCATCTGATATTGATGAAGAAGATATTGCAATGGATGATGAGGAATAA
- a CDS encoding XRE family transcriptional regulator, whose translation MSLIRSTALRVKELLREKGWTTKILAEKTGMSESYLTHIKNGTRRWNEDSLRKLANAFELNPIDLFAQRRQRTDDIDNNVSMPENSDLELKVQIVPVVGEIPSNPSPYNNQLMQITTGYKDVFMPALNTNDGSMFALCIENNLLAPTYVKGDYLIVSPEMWTRSGDVAAVEYGNDTPIKAIMQVTYTEDFIVLESVNHKQAPIALVRGKDHFRIIGRVVQRQQKFA comes from the coding sequence ATGTCATTAATAAGATCAACTGCGTTGCGTGTTAAAGAGCTTCTTAGAGAAAAAGGTTGGACAACTAAGATTTTAGCAGAAAAGACCGGAATGTCTGAGAGTTATTTAACGCACATTAAGAATGGAACACGTCGCTGGAATGAAGATTCCTTAAGAAAACTAGCTAATGCGTTTGAATTGAATCCTATTGATTTGTTCGCACAGCGTCGCCAGCGTACTGATGACATCGATAACAATGTGAGTATGCCAGAAAATTCTGATCTTGAGTTGAAGGTACAAATCGTTCCAGTTGTGGGCGAAATACCATCAAACCCATCTCCCTATAACAACCAATTAATGCAAATTACTACTGGATATAAAGATGTATTTATGCCTGCATTGAACACCAATGATGGCTCAATGTTTGCTCTTTGCATCGAAAATAACCTGTTAGCGCCGACATACGTAAAAGGTGATTATTTGATCGTTTCTCCAGAAATGTGGACTCGTTCAGGTGATGTGGCAGCGGTTGAGTATGGTAATGATACACCAATCAAAGCTATTATGCAGGTTACCTATACAGAAGATTTTATTGTTCTTGAATCGGTGAATCATAAACAAGCGCCTATTGCGTTGGTTCGTGGAAAAGACCATTTTAGAATTATTGGTCGCGTAGTACAGCGTCAGCAGAAATTCGCATAA
- a CDS encoding ribonuclease HII, with amino-acid sequence MLHKRPCHSSCINFNKNSFERAFWKLNQSVCGIDEVGRGCLAGPVVSAAVILPVGKINPLLKDSKIMSEKEREKAYAWIVKHCYYAVGITHNRFIDEHNIWQATLMSMKKAYMHVLAKTPTPPSAVLIDAMPLNFAGTCHQNTVFHYFPKGESLSSSIAAASIVAKVTRDRMMHQFDAIFPGYHLNDNKGYGTEQHQAALLIKPASVIHRNSFLGSIHTKKESHATQQSFC; translated from the coding sequence ATGTTGCACAAGAGGCCCTGCCATTCCTCATGTATTAATTTCAATAAGAATAGCTTTGAAAGAGCCTTTTGGAAGCTAAATCAGTCAGTATGCGGCATCGATGAAGTGGGCCGAGGGTGTCTTGCTGGACCCGTCGTAAGCGCCGCAGTAATATTGCCTGTTGGAAAAATAAACCCGCTCCTAAAAGATTCAAAAATTATGAGTGAAAAAGAACGAGAAAAGGCCTATGCCTGGATCGTAAAACATTGCTACTATGCAGTAGGAATCACCCATAATCGTTTTATTGATGAACACAATATTTGGCAAGCAACCTTAATGTCTATGAAAAAGGCATACATGCACGTTTTAGCAAAGACACCCACCCCTCCAAGTGCCGTCCTAATTGATGCTATGCCACTCAATTTTGCGGGAACATGTCATCAAAATACCGTCTTTCATTATTTTCCCAAAGGAGAAAGTCTTTCAAGCTCAATTGCTGCAGCATCAATTGTGGCAAAAGTCACTCGTGATCGCATGATGCATCAATTTGACGCTATTTTCCCGGGATATCATTTGAACGATAATAAGGGATATGGCACCGAGCAACATCAGGCAGCTCTGCTCATAAAACCTGCATCCGTTATACACCGAAACAGTTTTTTAGGGTCTATACATACCAAAAAGGAATCTCATGCAACGCAACAATCCTTTTGCTGA